One genomic window of Gossypium hirsutum isolate 1008001.06 chromosome D11, Gossypium_hirsutum_v2.1, whole genome shotgun sequence includes the following:
- the LOC121223303 gene encoding putative disease resistance RPP13-like protein 1, translating to MSVTGEAALSAFLELLGGKLLDSALNFVADHKQLHPQLKQWQSILPDIQAVLDDAEEKQIKIEGVKKWLNDLQDLAYDVDDILDEFAYEQLRLKLHKPHTQASTSKVRKLIPSCFTSCNFTPNSFQFKNSMIPKVKEITDRLNSLTTRRSSLGLSEILSQAPTSKGKQPRLQPTSVMDEAVEYVGRHKEKHEMVELLKGDNSNGVSVLSIVGMGGMGKTTLAQLVYNDATINESFDHKAWVCVSDNFDAEKLSGKRFLLVLDDIWNENYDDWTILRSPFGARTKIIVTTRLQIVSSIVDSLKVFHLDKLSDDDCLSIFTHHALKARNFDGHIQFKKIGEKIVIRRCNGLPLAAKAIGSLLRTVKDYAEWERIYESEIWNLPEEQCGIIPALRLSYHHLPSYLKRCFAYCSILPKDYEFEEEEIILLWRAEGLLQQKAMPQIKDIGNQYFQDLVSRSFFQISSKDKSRFVMHDLINDLAQVVAGDICSKLEGDKQQRFSNRTRHSSYIVGRFGIFEAFNQVKSLRTFLPLQLSCFRWPYLTDVLLVDLLPRLGYLRVLSLSGYEIFELPDVFENLKHLRYLNFSNTDIKCLPDSLCTLYHLETLLLKGCFKLQKLPSKMGNLVNLHDLDIRGANSIERMPFGFDKLTNLQRLSDFIIREGDSCHMRDLKYLSNLKGDFRLSGLENVNCQDAREAKLNEKKGIDRLVLHWSKKFEKDSRNKEDEERVLDSLCPPIKLEQLVIENYGGAKFSTWIADSSFKNMVSLGLHNCKNCKSLPSIARLSFLKDLSICGLDEVHKIGVELFGANQSNAFASLETLYFCDLPNWEEWDPCECDEQTSKFPSLRELSILECPKLLGRLPTLLQSLQILIICECKRLVVSISSFSSLCDLRIYGCEELVDEGSSSVQEVTSLKSVTLKNISKFDISAEKAMLRFANSEAFDISGWKELESLSQNGLKLSWASIYCDCGLSPVGVFGNGGGEFAT from the exons ATGTCTGTCACTGGAGAGGCTGCTCTGTCTGCGTTTTTGGAGCTGTTGGGGGGCAAGTTGCTCGACTCTGCGCTCAACTTTGTTGCTGACCATAAGCAACTCCACCCGCAACTCAAGCAGTGGCAGTCCATATTGCCCGATATCCAAGCAGTGTTGGATGATGCAGAGGAGAAGCAGATCAAGATCGAGGGTGTGAAGAAATGGTTGAATGATCTCCAGGACTTGGCTTACGATGTGGATGACATCTTGGACGAGTTCGCTTATGAACAGTTACGTCTCAAGCTCCACAAACCTCATACTCAAGCCAGCACAAGCAAGGTACGGAAACTCATTCCTTCCTGCTTTACTTCTTGTAATTTCACTCCCAATTCTTTCCAGTTTAAGAATTCCATGATTCCAAAGGTGAAAGAGATCACTGATAGACTGAATAGTTTGACTACTCGAAGAAGTAGTTTGGGGTTGAGTGAGATCTTGTCTCAAGCTCCAACCTCCAAGGGAAAGCAGCCCAGGCTGCAACCAACTTCCGTAATGGATGAAGCTGTAGAGTATGTTGGTAGACACAAGGAGAAGCACGAAATGGTTGAGTTGCTCAAAGGTGATAACTCCAATGGAGTTTCAGTCCTTTCCATAGTCGGCATGGGAGGGATGGGTAAAACAACTCTTGCTCAGCTTGTTTACAATGATGCCACCATCAACGAGTCTTTTGACCACAAAGCCTGGGTCTGCGTTTCTGATAATTTTGATGCA GAGAAGTTGTCTGGGAAAAGATTCTTGCTTGTTTTAGATGACATTTGGAACGAGAATTACGATGATTGGACCATCTTACGGTCTCCGTTTGGAGCAAGGACCAAAATCATTGTAACCACTCGTCTTCAAATTGTTTCATCTATTGTGGATTCACTCAAAGTTTTTCATTTGGATAAACTATCGGATGATGATTGTTTATCCATATTTACACACCATGCACTAAAAGCAAGAAATTTCGATGGACATATCCAGTTTAAAAAGATTGGAGAGAAAATTGTta TTAGAAGGTGCAATGGCTTACCTTTGGCTGCAAAAGCCATTGGAAGCTTGCTACGCACAGTTAAAGACTATGCAGAATGGGAAAGAATATATGAGAGTGAGATATGGAACTTACCAGAAGAGCAGTGTGGCATAATTCCAGCATTGCGATTAAGCTACCATCATCTTCCGTCATACTTGAAACGATGTTTTGCATATTGCTCCATACTTCCTAAAGATTATGAATTTGAGGAAGAAGAAATAATCTTGTTATGGAGAGCAGAAGGTCTCTTGCAACAAAAAGCTATGCCTCAAATTAAAGATATTGGAAATCAATATTTTCAAGATCTAGTGTCGAGGTCATTTTTTCAGATATCCAGTAAAGATAAGTCTCGATTCGTAATGCATGACCTTATCAATGATTTAGCTCAAGTAGTTGCAGGAGATATATGCTCTAAATTGGAAGGTGATAAGCAACAACGGTTCTCAAATCGCACTCGACATTCTTCTTATATTGTCGGCAGATTTGGCATATTTGAAGCATTTAATCAAGTGAAATCATTACGTACTTTTCTACCTTTACAGTTGTCATGTTTTCGGTGGCCTTATTTAACCGATGTTCTTTTGGTTGATTTATTGCCAAGACTTGGCTACTTAAGGGTGCTTTCTTTGAGTGGGTATGAGATCTTTGAGTTGCCtgatgtttttgaaaatttaaaacatcTTCGCTACTTAAATTTTTCTAACACCGATATCAAATGCCTACCTGATTCTCTGTGCACTCTTTACCATTTGGAAACTTTACTATTAAAAGGGTGTTTCAAACTTCAAAAGTTACCTTCAAAGATGGGAAATCTTGTCAACTTGCATGATCTTGATATCAGAGGTGCTAACTCAATAGAAAGGATGCCTTTTGGATTTGATAAACTAACTAATCTTCAAAGGTTATCTGATTTTATCATAAGGGAAGGTGATAGTTGTCACATGAGAGATTTGAAATATTTGTCAAATCTCAAAGGTGATTTCCGTCTTTCTGGTTTGGAGAATGTTAATTGTCAAGATGCAAGGGAAGCCAAGTTAAATGAGAAGAAGGGGATTGATAGATTGGTATTGCATTGGAGTAAAAAGTTTGAGAAGGATTCAAGGaataaagaagatgaagaacggGTGTTGGACTCTCTTTGTCCTCCAATCAAGCTTGAGCAACTCGTCATTGAGAATTATGGTGGTGCAAAATTCTCTACTTGGATTGCAGATTCTTCCTTCAAGAATATGGTGTCATTGGGGCTTCACAACTGTAAAAATTGCAAATCTCTACCATCGATTGCAAggttatcatttttaaaagatctttcaatttgtggttTGGACGAGGTACATAAAATCGGTGTTGAGTTGTTTGGAGCAAATCAATCGAATGCATTTGCATCATTAGAGACTCTGTATTTTTGCGATCTGCCAAATTGGGAGGAGTGGGACCCATGTGAATGTGATGAGCAAACTTCGAAATTCCCCAGCCTTCGTGAGCTTTCAATCCTAGAATGTCCTAAATTGTTGGGAAGGCTGCCAACCCTTCTTCAATCCTTGCAGATACTTATAATCTGTGAGTGTAAGAGACTGGTAGTTTCAATTTCAAGTTTTTCGTCCTTATGTGACTTAAGAATCTATGGGTGTGAAGAATTGGTGGATGAAGGCTCATCTTCTGTACAAGAGGTTACCTCTTTGAAAAGTGTGActctaaaaaatatttcaaagttCGATATTTCAGCAGAGAAGGCAATGCTGAGATTTGCAAACTCGGAAGCTTTTGACATCTCTGGTTGGAAAGAGTTGGAATCTTTATCGCAAAATGGGTTAAAGCTTAGTTGGGCATCGATTTATTGCGATTGCGGATTGTCCCCAGTTGGTGTCTTTGGAAACGGAGGAGGAGAGTTTGCAACTTGA
- the LOC107925804 gene encoding putative disease resistance protein RGA4, with protein sequence MSSNTCLLEHLEIRDCPSLIWLSSRGDICNRLQHLEIESGSKLRSLFLNSKLPVMLKRLVILDCPLLECIAQNFHETVDLESIRISNAENIKSLLQEIEVDGCLSDHCENFRALPKCINNFTSLRELKVRESSADLSFTEEGFPTNLASLEILNAPKIYTSLVEWGLNRFTSLQELQISGEGCSSLMSFPEEGIGMTLPPSLTSICIENFKNLEYMCSKGFQHLTSLRKLRFYACPKLTSLPEKDMLLSLDSLYIWGCPLLEEGCSRGKGREWSKIAHIPSVFIQGKRV encoded by the coding sequence ATGAGTAGCAACACTTGTCTACTCGAGCATTTGGAAATACGAGACTGTCCATCTCTAATATGGTTATCATCAAGGGGCGATATATGCAATCGGCTTCAGCATCTCGAAATTGAAAGTGGTTCAAAGCTGAGAAGCTTGTTTTTAAATTCCAAGTTACCAGTAATGCTTAAACGTCTAGTTATTTTGGATTGTCCGTTGTTGGAATGCATAGCCCAAAATTTCCATGAAACTGTTGATCTCGAAAGTATTAGAATTTCTAATGCTGAAAATATTAAATCATTACTTCAAGAGATTGAAGTTGATGGGTGCCTAAGTGATCATTGTGAAAATTTTAGAGCCCTTCCCAAGTGCATCAACAACTTCACCTCCCTTCGAGAATTAAAAGTGCGGGAGTCTTCGGCTGACCTATCCTTTACAGAAGAGGGTTTCCCTACCAACCTCGCATCACTTGAAATCTTAAACGCACCCAAAATTTATACATCACTTGTTGAGTGGGGATTAAACAGATTCACCTCTCTTCAAGAACTCCAAATCAGTGGTGAAGGCTGCTCAAGTCTCATGTCGTTTCCAGAAGAAGGGATAGGAATGACGCTGCCTCCTTCTCTCACATCTATCTgcattgaaaattttaagaatttggAATACATGTGCTCCAAGGGCTTTCAACACCTCACCTCTCTTCGAAAATTGCGATTCTATGCTTGTCCTAAGCTCACATCTCTTCCGGAAAAAGATATGCTTCTCTCCCTTGATAGTCTATATATCTGGGGTTGTCCGTTGCTAGAAGAAGGGTGCAGTAGGGGTAAAGGACGAGAGTGGTCCAAGATTGCCCACATACCTTCTGTGTTTATTCAAGGCAAACGAGTGTGA